A section of the Deltaproteobacteria bacterium genome encodes:
- the ysxC gene encoding ribosome biogenesis GTP-binding protein YsxC: MKRNKSSSRFVASANSYKYLPECGDIEIAFAGRSNVGKSSLLGAVLGQSKIVRTSRTPGRTQSLNLFLLEEQIALVDLPGYGYAKLPKTHRQAIEEMLRSYLKARIQLVGVVLLVDARREQVSDLDQAFAKWVLQNQRKLLLVITKSDLIPKTRRSHVINKIESDLNFSKGTALLCSAHTGDGISELKKTLWQLVNESTINITR; this comes from the coding sequence ATGAAGCGCAACAAATCATCATCACGTTTTGTAGCTTCTGCTAATTCTTATAAGTATCTTCCCGAATGTGGTGATATTGAGATAGCTTTTGCTGGTCGTTCAAATGTAGGGAAAAGTTCATTATTGGGTGCTGTATTAGGTCAGTCAAAAATTGTTCGAACTTCGCGTACTCCTGGTCGTACTCAATCGCTTAATTTATTCTTGCTTGAAGAGCAAATAGCGTTGGTTGATTTACCTGGTTACGGATATGCAAAACTACCAAAAACTCATCGTCAAGCTATTGAAGAGATGCTGCGTTCTTATTTAAAAGCAAGAATACAGCTTGTTGGTGTGGTATTACTTGTTGATGCAAGAAGAGAACAAGTATCGGATCTTGATCAGGCTTTCGCAAAATGGGTTTTACAAAATCAACGTAAATTACTTCTTGTTATAACCAAAAGCGATCTGATTCCAAAAACAAGAAGAAGTCATGTTATAAACAAGATTGAATCAGATCTTAATTTTTCTAAAGGAACGGCATTGTTATGTTCTGCTCATACTGGAGATGGAATTAGTGAGCTTAAGAAGACTTTATGGCAACTTGTTAATGAATCAACTATAAATATTACTCGCTGA
- a CDS encoding SurA N-terminal domain-containing protein yields MMHILWGLIISVYFGLPVGTIIDRVVAVVDKQVITQSELMCEARILLVLREGENAANIIFDQKMLNAFTDYLVNQALITAQVSRLGILEINSIEIKQEVNHFMLRFHSKDAYNDFMEKYDITTETLQNILARNLRNQRFITERMRLRIVSGEKLNQDSEQYQAELRRWLNELKEAVDVRLLGPSNLLEVVPKENSIDKK; encoded by the coding sequence ATGATGCATATTCTTTGGGGATTAATAATTAGCGTATATTTTGGGTTACCTGTTGGTACGATTATTGACCGAGTAGTTGCTGTTGTTGATAAGCAAGTTATTACACAATCAGAATTAATGTGTGAAGCAAGAATTTTATTAGTGCTTCGCGAAGGAGAAAATGCAGCGAATATTATATTTGATCAAAAAATGTTAAACGCTTTCACAGACTATTTGGTAAATCAAGCGCTAATCACTGCACAAGTTAGTCGTTTAGGTATTCTAGAGATCAATTCAATAGAAATCAAACAAGAAGTAAATCATTTTATGCTTAGATTCCATAGCAAAGATGCATATAATGATTTTATGGAAAAATATGATATTACTACTGAAACCTTACAAAATATTCTTGCGCGCAATCTTAGAAATCAACGTTTTATTACGGAACGAATGAGATTGCGTATCGTTAGCGGAGAAAAACTTAATCAAGACTCAGAACAATACCAAGCTGAATTAAGACGTTGGCTAAACGAACTCAAAGAAGCAGTCGATGTACGATTATTAGGGCCAAGTAATCTTTTAGAAGTTGTACCAAAAGAAAATTCAATAGATAAAAAGTAA